The genomic window GATCCGCGGCGGCGCAGTGGTGGCCGCGATCGTGCTGGCGTGGCTGACCTATCGTTTTCTTGAACGGCCGATCCGCAAGAGCAACGACCCGGCAACCGTCCGCTGGTTGCTGATCGGCATGGTCACGTTGGCCGTCGTCGGCGCGGCCATTTTTGCGCGGCTCATCCCCGCCCGGAACAGCGATCCAACGTTGCAGGCGATCGCCTCGGCGAGCACCGATTGGGGCTATCCCGACACCATGCAACTGGTCAAGCGCGGCGGCGAAGAGATCTACAAGATCGGAGCCGGCAGCAAGCGCGTGCTGCTACTGGGCGACAGCCATATCGAGCAATACGGCCCGCGCGCCCTTGAGTTGGCGCGCACAGCGCCGGAGCAACTCGGCACGCTGTACTTTGCGACCCGCGGTGCCTGCCCAGCCATCCCGCACCTGTCCGAAGACCGTGATCCCGGTTGTGCCGAGCGCCGCGAGCACATGGAGAAGTTTGCCCGCAGTGCCGACGTCGACTCGGTCGTCATCGGCGGTTGCTGGGCCTGTTACTTCGATGTGGGCGAAGCGCCGCCATCGGCAAACGCACCAGCGCCCGACCACTACTACTTTCGCGAAGGCACGACGCGGCACATGCTGCGCGGCGGCGATGGCGTCGAGCGTTCGTTCAACTCACTGGAGCTCTTCCTGAAATCGCTGAAGTCCGCGGGCAAAAAGGTCTACCTGGTGTTGAACATTCCGGTAGGCGATGGCTTCGAACCCAAGTCGATGATCAGCGGAAGCCGCCTCGGCACGCTGACCGCGCCTCGGGTCGACCCGCGGGTCATGCTGACGGCTTCGCAGAAGCGCATTCATGACCGGCTGCAGCAAATCGCGGTCTCGAGCGGTGCCATCGTCATCGATCCGATGGCGACGCTCTGCAATGCCGATGGACAGTGTCTTCGCACCGATGCGGATGGCATTCCCATCTACAAAGACGCCACACATTTGCGCGCGGCGTATGTCAGGCGCTTTGCCTCTTTTGTCGACCCGGCGATCACCCAGTCGAAGTAAGCCATGAATTTGATTGCTCGACTGACCCACCTGGTTCGACTCGGGGTGCAGCACGGCCCGCGCATGGCGAGCAAGCTGCCGCAGGCTTGGCGCGTCTACCGCAAGGCGGGCTGGCAGGGCATGGTGTGGGAACTGCGGCGCCGAGTGCGCAAGACCAACGACTACGCGAACTGGGTCGCGACCTACGACACCCTGACAGCCGAGACTCGCACGGCCATCACGCAGCGTGTTGCGGCAATGCAAGCGCCACCGCTGATCTCGATAGTGATGCCGACCTACAACCCGAACCCGGTACACCTGCGTGCCGCGATCGAGTCGGTGCGAGCGCAGCTCTATCCGCATTGGGAGCTGTGCATCGCGGACGATGCATCCACGGCGGCGGAAGTCCGGTCGATCCTGGAGTTCTACCGTGACTCGGACCCGCGCATCAAGGTGGTGTTTCGTCCGAAGAACGGTCACATTTCTTTTGCATCCAATAGCGCCCTCGAACTCGTGACCGGCCCCTGGATCGCGTTGATGGACCATGACGATCTTCTGCCGGAGCACGCGCTGTTTTGGATGGTCGACTGCATCGCGAAGCATCCCGATGCGCGACTCATCTATTCCGACGAAGACAAGATCGACGAGAGCGGGCAGCGATCCGACCCCTACTTTAAGCCTGACTGGAACATCGACCTGTTTCGCTCGCAAAACATGTTCAGCCACCTCGGCGTTCTGTCGACCGAGCTGGTTCGTTCGGTTGGAGGGTTTCGCGTCGGTCTGGAGGGCTCGCAAGACTGGGACTTGGTGATGCGCTGCATGGAGCACGTCGATGCCTGGCAGGTCCAGCACGTGCCGCGCGTGCTTTACCACTGGCGCGTGCACGCGGAGAGCACCGCGCGCTCGATGAACGCCAAGCCTTACGCGGCTATCGCAGGCGAGCGGGCACTGAACGAGCACTACCAACGCATCGGCGTCAAAGCCGTTGCCGAGTACCAGCAGTTCGGCTATCGCACGCGGTACGTGTTGCCGGATGAGCTGCCTCTCGTGTCCATCATCATCCCCACGCGCAACGGGCTCGACCTGATGCGCCAATGCATACAGTCGATAGACAAGAAGACGACGTACGGCCGCTACGAAATCATCATCGTGGACAACGGGTCGGACGACCCGGCCGCGCTTGCGTATTTCGCGAAGCTGGCCGAACGAGCGAATGTGCGGGTGCTGCGCGACGAGCGGCCTTTCAACTATTCGGCGTTGAACAACGCGGCGGTCGCTGCCGCGCGGGGTGACGTCATTGCGCTGGTCAACAACGACATTGAAGTGATGTCTCCTGACTGGCTCTTGGAGATGGTGGGCATTGCCTTGCAACCGGGCGTGGGCGCGATCGGTGCGCGGCTCTGGTATCCGGACATGACGCTGCAGCATGGCGGTGTCGTTCTGGGTCTCGGCCTGGGCATGGCTTCACATGCACACAAGGGGCTGCCGCGCGGCTTGAACGGCTATGCGGGTCGTGCTGCGCTGACGCAGTCTTTCTCCGCCGTCACTGCCGCTTGCATGGTCGTGCGCAAGTCCACCTATGAACAGGTCGGTGGACTCGACGAAGTCAACTTGGCGGTCGCTTTCAACGACATCGACTTCTGTCTGCGGCTGCGCGAAGCGGGCTATCGAAATGTGTGGACGCCGTATGCGGAGTTGATGCATCACGAATCTGCCACGCGCGGCGACGACATGGCGCCCGACAAGCGAAAGCGTTTCGAGCGCGAGATCGCGTACATGAAGAGCCGCTGGGCCGATGTGATCGCGAACGACCCGGCTTACAGCCCGAACCTGACGCTCGACGCTGAAGACTTCAGCTACGCATGGCCGCCGCGAGTCGAGCGGATATGACGCAGAGCGCTGCAGACTTGGACGTCTCAGTCGCGCTCTGCACACGCAACGGCGCGCGCTATGTCGCAGCGCAGGTCGAAAGCATCTGCGCTCAGGATCTGATGCCGCGTGAGATCGTTGTCTCCGACGACGCATCGACTGACAACACCGTCGCGCTCGTGCAGGAGACGATCACACGCTGCGGCATGGCCGACACCATCCACCTCACGGTGCTCCGCAACGACCCGCCGCTCGGTGTGACGCGCAACTTCGAGCAAGCGATCGAGGCCACGCGTTGCCCGTTGATCGCACTGTGCGATCAGGACGATGTCTGGCATGCCGGCCGACTGGCGCGCATGGTCTCGCCATTTCGCCAACGCGCCGATTTGCTGCTGCTGCATTCGGATGCCTGCCTCGTCGACGACGCCCTCGCGCCTCTAGGTTCAACCTTGTTCCACGCACTCGAAGTCAAGCCGTCCGAGCTCGCCGCCATCCAGGCCGGTGCGGCCTTCGAAATCTTCTTGCGTCGCAATCTGGTGACGGGAGCGACAACGGTGTTCCGACGGTCGCTGCTCGGCGCAGCGCTGCCATTCCCCGCCGAATGGGTGCACGACGAATGGCTGGCAGCCATCGCATCGGCAACGGGTCGGATGGACGTTTTGGTCGAGCCGCTGATCGACTATCGCCAGCACGCATCCAACCAGATCGGCGTACGCAAACCGACGCTGGCGGACAAGATCGCGAAGGCGGTCGCGCCGCGTGGTGACAAGCATCGAAAGCGTTTGGGCAGGGCGGAAGCGTTGTTGCAGCGTTTGACGTTGCTTGGTGTCGTCGTGCCCGACGCGCATCTTCAGGCGCAACTCGGCAAGGTGGCGCACCAGCGCTTCAGAACCGACCTGCCGGCCAACCGCCTTGCGCGCATCCCATCGGTGCTTGCCGAAGCCTTGCGCGGCCGCTACGAGCGTTTCGACCGCGGCCTGCAATCCGTCGCACAGGACTTGCTGGAACGCGGCTGAACCATGAGATAGGCGATCAGGCCTTCTTATCTTCGAGCTGTCGATAGCGCCAGAACGTCGCCGAAGCCCACACCTTCAGCAAGCTGGTCACATGCCAGTACAGGTGCTTCGCCTTGGCATGGCTCGCCCGCTGCGCATCGTGACGTGCCACGAGGTCTTCGCCGACCTGAAGTTGCCATCCGGCCAGTTGAATGCGCGCGCAGATATCGAAGTCTTCCCCGTACATGAAGAACCGCTCGTCGAACCCGTCGATGGCCGCGTAGGCCTCGCCGCGAAACAGCATGAACAGACCAGGAATCCACGCCGGCACCTGCGGCCGCACGTAGCCAGATTTGCGCCGCGTCAGAATTTCGCGCGGCGTGATGGTGGCTCGATGTTGTTCGGGCACCGATTTGCCGGGCTCGAGAATGCGCGGCGTCAAGAGCCCACTGGTCGGCGCGGCCTGGGCCAGCAACGGCGTGAGTACATCGCTGTCGAAACGGATGTCCGGGTTGAGCACCAGGAACCACGGCGTCGTACAGCGCGTGAACGCCTGGTTGTGGTTGGCGCCGAAGCCCATTGGCGTTCTGTTCTCGATCCGCTCGACCGGAAAGGCCCAGGTGCGGCCCGCCAGGATGTCGGGCTCGGGGACATTGATGGTGAGCACCACCTTGGCAACGACGGCGTTGCTGTAGCGCGCCAGCTGATCGAGCAGCGGTTCGATCAATGCCAGCTGGCCATGACTGACGATCGAAACGGTGATGGCTGGGGCGTGAGGAGGGGACATCGGCATGGTCTAATTTCGCTCGGGAATTCTAGGGTCCTCTCCCGGTGCACTCCTAGTCATGCCGCACTATCAATGATTGCCCTGATCGTCATCAGTTTTCTCGTCTCCGCGTTCGCCGTGCAGGTCTTCATGCGCAGGGCGCGCCGCCACGCACGGCTCTACGCCGCCGACATGCCACAGCGGTTTCACAAGGGCCATGTTCCGCGTCTCGGGGGGGCGGGAATCATGCTCGGCATGGGCACGGCGTGGCTCGTAGCGGGCCTAGGCACCGAGGTCTTCAACGTCGATTGGCCCTTCAAGGCCGCCGCTATCGCGCTGGCGTGCATGACGCCGGCCGTCCTCGGCGGCATCGTCGAAGACGTGACCCAACGCGTGTCGGTGCGCTACCGGCTCGGGCTCACCATCGGCTCGGCGCTGCTGCTGTGCTGGGTACTGGGGCTCGGCGTTTCGCGCACGGGCGTCGAGTTGGTCGATCGGGCGCTGGTCGCGTGGCCTTACATGGCCGTGCTGTTCGCGGCCATCGCCATCGGCGGCCTGCCGCACGCTTTCAACATCATCGATGGCTACAACGGCCTGGCAGGTACGGTGGCGGTGCTGGTGTGCCTTGCCATCTCGCACGTCGCACTGCAGGTGGGCGACAGGCAACTGGCGGCGATGGTGATCTGCTTGATGGGTGCCACGCTCGGCTTCCTGATCTGGAACTACCCGCGCGGCAAGATCTTTGCCGGCGACGGCGGTGCTTACGTATGGGGCATGGTCATCGCGGTGGCGTGCGTGTCGCTGGTGCAGCGGCACCCGACGGTGTCGCCGTGGTTCCCGATGCTGCTGCTGATCTATCCGGTCTGGGAAACGATGTTCTCGATCTACCGCAAGCTGGCGCGCGGCCAGTCGCCCGGCATGGCCGACGCGCTGCACTTTCACCAGTTGATTTTCCGGCGCATCGTGCGCGTCGCCTTCGCCGACGACGAGGCTCGCCAGCTGCTGGCGCGCAACAACCGCACCTCGCCCTATCTCTGGATCTTTGCTGCGGCAACCGTCGTTCCGGCAGTGCTGTTCTGGAACCGTACCTGGGTGCTGGTCGTCTTTTGCGCGCTGTTCGTTGCGACCTACGTGGCGGCTTACCTGATGATCGTGCGCTTCAAGGTGCCGCGCTGGCTGCGGCCCTGACCGCATGGTCTCCACGACCTCGATTCGCTGACGCACAATTCCGCCGGCTTCTTCCGCCGAATTTCACGAAAACCCATCACCACGTGGACACCATGACCGACCCCGTCCTGAACATTCCTCCCCGCGACAAAGCCGAGATCCTGGCGCAGGCGCTGCCCTACATCCGCAAGTTTCACGGCAAGACCATCGTCATCAAATACGGCGGCAATGCGATGACCGACCCGGCCCTGCAAGCCGACTTCGCCGAGGACGTGGTGCTGCTCAAGTTGGTTGGCATGAACCCGGTGGTGGTGCATGGCGGCGGCCCGCAGATCGAGGCAGCACTCAACAAGCTCGGCAAGAAGGGCAGCTTTATCCAGGGCATGCGCGTGACCGACGCCGAGACGATGGAAGTCGTCGAATGGGTGCTCGCCGGTGAGGTGCAGCAAGACATCGTCGGCCTGATCAACCAGGCCGGCGGCAAGGCGGTCGGGCTCACCGGTCGCGACGGCGGTTTGATCAGAGCGCAAAAGCTCAAGCTGGTCGACCGCAACGATCCCAACGTGCATCACGACGTGGGCCAGGTCGGCGAAATCGTCTCGATCGATCCGAGCGTGGTCAAGGCGCTGCAAGACGACGCGTTCATTCCGGTCATCAGCCCGATCGGTTTCGGCGAAGAAAACGAGAGCTACAACATCAACGCCGACGTGGTGGCCGGCAAGCTCGCCACCGTGCTCAAGGCGGAGAAGTTGATGCTGCTCACCAACACGCCCGGCGTGCTCGACAAGGGCGGCAATTTGCTGACCAACCTGAGCGCACGCGAGATCGACGACCTGTTTGCCGACGGCACCATCTCCGGCGGCATGTTGCCGAAGATCGAAGGCGCGCTCGATGCCGCCAAGAGCGGTGTGAACGCCGTTCACATCATCGACGGCCGGGTGCCACACGCGATGCTGCTGGAGATCCTGACCGACCAGGCTTACGGAACGATGATCAGGGCCCGATGATCGGTGCGCCCTTACTTTTTGTGCAGCAATTCACGACGCGTGTTGGCCGGTTGGCACGCACTCACTAACGACATGTTGTGAGGTTGTGCGAGAATCATTTTCTTACATCTTTGCACACGCGCCATGCCCCACGAAGAGATGACTGAAAGCGCTTCTGAATCTGCGGCCGAACTGATCGCTGCACCGGTCCTTCCCGCTGCCCCGGCCGTGCGCAAGCGACCGAAGCCCGGCGAGCGGCGCGTGCAAATCCTGCAGGCGCTCGGCGCCATGCTGGAGCAGCCCGGTGCCGAGCGCGTCACCACGGCGGCGCTGGCGGCGCGGCTCGATGTAAGCGAGGCGGCGCTGTACCGGCACTTCGCCAGCAAGGCGCAGATGTTCGAAGGCCTCATCGACTTCATCGAGCAGAGCATCTTCACGCTGGTCAACCAGATCACCGAGCGTGACGCGCCGGGGCGGGAGCAGGCGGCACGCATCGTCTCGCTGCTCGTGCAGTTCGCGGAAAAAAATCCGGGCATGACGCGGGTCATGGTCGGCGATGCACTGGTCTACGAAAACGAGCGTTTGCAACAACGCATGAATCAGTTCTTCGACAAGATTGAAGCCAGCCTGCGCCAGGCGCTGCGCGATGCGGCATCGGCCGAGGGCTCGGCCACACCGTCGGTCGATGCACAGGTGCGTGCCTCGGCGCTCACGTCGTTCGCAGTCGGCCGGCTGCAGCGCTTCGCGCGCTCGGGCTTCCGGCGGCTGCCGTCGGAACACCTCGAGGCGACGGTCGCCTTGATGCTCTGAGCGGAAACCCTGTCAGGCGCTGACGGTCACCCCGACCTTGGCGCCTGCCGCCACGATCTCGCCCCAGGTCGCATCGTCCAGCCAGATACCGTCGCGCTCGCGCTCGATGCGCGCACGTCGCTCGGGCTCGCCGGCGATTTGCACCGCATCGAAGCCGGCGCCCGGTGGGCTTTGGCGAAGCCACGCCACGAATTCGCGAGCCTCTTGCTCGAAACTCGTTTGCGTGCCCAGCTTGGCCGGGTCGATCAGCACGGTCAGCATGCCGTTGAACACGCTGCGCGCGGTGTCGGCCGGGCGATGCCAGGTGCCGCCGCCGGTGAGCGCGCCGCCGAGCAGCTCGCACGCGATCGCCATGCCGTAGCCCTTGTGCTCGCCGAAGGTCATGAGCGCGCCGAACAGGCCGTTGCTCTGCGGCACCACGACCACGCCGGGGTCGTTGGTCGGCGCGCCGTGTTCGTCGATGAGATAGCCGTCGGGCACCTGTTCGCCCTTGTTGTGCGCCACGCGCATCTTTCCTTGCGCGACACGACTGGTCGCGAAGTCGAGCAAAAACGGCTCGGCACCCGCGAGTGGCACGCCGATGCAGCACGGGTTGGTGCCGAAGCGGCCGTCGCCACCGCCCCACGGCGCCACCACCGGCCGTGACAGCACGTTGACGAAATGAAGTGCCACAAGGCCCTGCGCCGTCGCCATCTCGGCGAAGTGCCCGATACGGCCGAGGTGGTGCGCGCTCGACAGCGTGAAGATGCAACTGCCGTGCTGTTTGGCGCGCGCGATGCCGAGTTCGATGGCCTGCACGCCGACGATCTGCCCGAAGCCACGTTGCCCGTCGAGCGCCATCATCGTGCCGATGTCGAGGTTGATCTTCACCGATGCGTTGGGTGTGAGGCCGCCCTCGGCGATGGCGTCGACATAGCGCGGCAACATGCCGACGCCGTGCGAATCATGGCCGCTCAGATTGGCCAGTACGAGGTTGGCCGCGACTTGATCGGCCTCGGCCGGAGCGCTGCCCGCCGCCACCAGAATGCCGGTGATCTGCGTGCGAAGAAACGATGCGTCGAGCGTGTGCGACATGGCGGGTCAGAGTCCTTTGGCGTTCAGATAAATGGCGTAGAGCGAGCTCGTGGCGCAGATAAAGAGCCGGTTGCGCTTGGGTCCGCCGAAGCACACGTTGGCCACGCGCTCCGGGACGAGCAGCTTGCCGAGCAACGTCCCGTCGGCATCGAACGCGTGCACGCCATCGCCCGCGCTGCTCCAGAGGCGGCCTTCGGTGTCGACCCGGAAGCCATCGAACAGACCGTTGTCGCAGGTTGCGAACACGCCGTTCTTACCGCGTGCTTTGCCGAGCCGCTTGCCATCTGCAGCGACATCGAAACTGCGGATGTGCCGCGGCCCATCGGCGGCATGGCTGGCGCCCGTGTCGGCGATGTACAGCACCGATTCGTCCGGCGAAAACGCCAGCCCGTTGGGCTTGACGAAGTCATCGGCCACGAGGTCGACGGTACCGCTGGTCGGGTCGATGCGGTACACATTGCAGGCGCCGATTTCGCTGTCGGCGCGAAGGCCTTCGTAGTCCGACAGGATGCCGTAGCTTGGGTCGGTGAACCACACGCCGCCATCCGAATGCACGACCACGTCGTTCGGCGAATTCAGCCGCTTGCCCTGCCAGTGCGATGCCAACACGGTGATCGAGCCATCGTGTTCCGTGCGCGTCACGCGCCGCGTCAGGTGCTCGCAACTGACGAGCCGGCCTTGCCGATCGACCGTATGGCCGTTCGAGTTGTTGGCCGCTTCACGAAACACCGACGTGGCGCCACTGAGTTCGTCGTAGCGCAGCATGCGGTTGTTGGGGATGTCCGACCACACCAGCGTGCGGTGCGCGCCGAACCAGGCCGGGCCTTCGCACCAGCGGCCGCCGGTCCAGAGTTGCTCGATGCGTTCCGGTCCCGGGATGCAGATGTTGAAGCGGGGGTCGATGCGTTCGAAGGTCATGGTCGATCGTTCCTTTTGTCGTCTCGTTTTTTGGTTGGCGTTCACCGCTCGGCGCGCGAGCTCGCGAGCACGATCACCGCGATGATGATCACACCGGTGAGCAATGTGCGCAGCCCCGGTCCGGCGCCGACGGCGTTGAGCAGCGCCACCAGCAGGAACATGAACATGGCGGCGCCCCAGATGCCCGGCACGCTGGGCCGGCCACCCGCCACCGCGGTGCCGCCGATGACGACGACGGCGATGGTCATCAGCAGGTATTCCTGGCCCTGGTCGAGCGAGTTGCCGCCCGAGAAGCCCGCGATGAGCGCGCCGGTGAGCCCGGCCAGTGCGGCGCAGATCACGTAGGCCAGAAAGCGCGTGCGCTCCACCCGCAACCCGGCGAGCAGGGCGGCGCGGCGGTTCTGCCCCACCGCGGCGATCGAGCGGCCGAGCACCGTGCGCTCCAGCATGAGGGCGACCGCCAGCGTGACCGCGAGCGCGACCAGGGCCACCAGCGGTACGCCCACCACACGCATCGCCATCAGGTCCGAAAAGAGCGGTGGCGGCTTCACCTTCAGCCCGCGCCCGACATTGATGGCCACCGACATCACGATGAGCGATGCGGCGAGCGTGGCGATGATCGGCGGAATGCGCAGCAGCCGGATCAGCCCGAAGTTGAAGACGCCGACCGCCATGCCGACGACGGTAGCGGCCAGCAGGCCCGGTACCAGCATCGCGTTGTCGCCGTTCATGACGATCATCGCGGCCGCGCCCGACAGCGCGATGGTCGAGGGGATCGACAGGTCGGCGTTGCCCGGCCCGACGCTGATGACCAGCATCTGGCCCAGCGACACCAGCACGGTGAACGCCGAGAACGCCAGCGCCGCAGTCAGCAAGCCGCCCGAGCCGCCACCGTCACCGCTCCACTGCGTCGCGGCCCACGCCAGCACCGCGGCGATGCACGAGCCGAGCCACGGGCGGTTGCGCGCCCAGCGGCGCCAGCGGGCACCACGCGAAACCTGACCGGTGGCAGAGGCTGCCGGAACCATGGCGGCTTCGTTCGCAACGGCGTTCGCAGCGTTGTTCGCAACGCGCACATCGGGCAGCGCGCTCATCGCTTGCCTCCGGCCAGGTCGATGGCCGCGCGCAAGCCCAGCACCGCGACCAGGATCAAGCCCTGCATGCCGATTTGCCAGTCCGGCGCTATGTTGAGAAAAGTGAGGAACGAAGCCGCCAGCGTGACCGTGAGCGCACCCAGCACCGCACCCACCGGCGCAACCTTGCCGCCTGCGAATTCCGCGCCACCGAGAATCGCCGCGGCAATGGCGACCAAGGTGTAGCGCGAGGCGATGTTGGCATCGGCCGAGGTGCTTTGCCCGACCAGCATCAGCCCGGCGCAGACGCCGAAGACCCCCGCGATCGCATACACGCTGGCGCGCACCCGCACCATGTTCCAGCCGGCCCGCGCGATGGCCGCCGGGTTGCCGCCGAGGCCGCGCACAAGTGTGCCGAACGCACTGCGCGTGATGAGCAGATGGCCGACGATGCCCGTCGCCACCGCCATCCAGATCGGCAGCGGCAGCAGCGGCGTCTTGAAACGCATGGCCGCCTGAAGCCATTCGGGCGCCGTGCCGCCCGGCGTGGGCAGCAGCAGCACCGCGCAGCCCAGCCACACGAACGACAGGCCCAGCGTGACCACGATCGACGGCAACTGACGCGCCTGGATCAGGGCCCCGGCCAGCGCATACACGCCGACCGCTGCGGCCAGCGCCAGCACGGCGAGCAGCGGTTGTGTCGGCATAAGGGTCGCGCCGATGCACGCGACCAGCGAGACGAACGGCCCGATCGACAGATCGAGATCGCTCACCGCGAGGACCATCATTTGCGCCAGCGTCGCGAACATCACCGGGATGGCGAGGTTGAGCAGCAGGTTGACGCCGAAGTACGACATGGCGCGCGGCTGCCTCATGAAGACCGCCGCCAGCAGCACGGCGAGGGCGATGGCCGGCAACAGCGTCTGCATCAGCACGACGCGGCGCCGGCGCTGCATGCCGGTGGCGCCTGCAGCGCCTGCAGCACCCGTCGGGACAGCGGGAGAGAGATTCATGCGATGGCTTCCTCGAACGACAGGGCGACCACGCGCTCTTCGTTGATGTCGTCGCCGGCCAGTTCACCGACCACGCGACCATTGTTGAAGACATACACGCGGTCGCAGTGATGGAGTTCGTCGAACTCGGTCGTGTACCAGACGAAGGTGCGGCCGCTGCGCGCTTCTTCCCTGATGAGCGCGTAGACGTCGCGCTTGGTGCCGACGTCGACGCCGCGCATCGGATCGTCCATGAGGATCACCGGCGCCGACGAGCCGAGCGCGCGGGCGAACAGCACCTTCTGCTGGTTGCCGCCCGACAGCGAACCGATCGGCAGGTCCATGTCGGGCGTGACCAGCCCGAGCCGGCCGCGCCATTGCTGGGCCTGCGCCGCTTCTTCCTTGACGTCGATGAGGCCGCGTTGCCGAAACTGCGTGAGCCAGCCGACCGTCATGTTGCGGGCGATCGACCACAGCGCGAACACGCCATCGGTTTGCCGGTCGCCGGCGACGAACGAGGTGGCGCCTTTCACCGTCGGGCGGCCAACGCGCGGGGCGTGGAGCGCCGCC from Variovorax sp. PAMC28562 includes these protein-coding regions:
- a CDS encoding SMP-30/gluconolactonase/LRE family protein, producing MTFERIDPRFNICIPGPERIEQLWTGGRWCEGPAWFGAHRTLVWSDIPNNRMLRYDELSGATSVFREAANNSNGHTVDRQGRLVSCEHLTRRVTRTEHDGSITVLASHWQGKRLNSPNDVVVHSDGGVWFTDPSYGILSDYEGLRADSEIGACNVYRIDPTSGTVDLVADDFVKPNGLAFSPDESVLYIADTGASHAADGPRHIRSFDVAADGKRLGKARGKNGVFATCDNGLFDGFRVDTEGRLWSSAGDGVHAFDADGTLLGKLLVPERVANVCFGGPKRNRLFICATSSLYAIYLNAKGL
- a CDS encoding ABC transporter permease; amino-acid sequence: MVPAASATGQVSRGARWRRWARNRPWLGSCIAAVLAWAATQWSGDGGGSGGLLTAALAFSAFTVLVSLGQMLVISVGPGNADLSIPSTIALSGAAAMIVMNGDNAMLVPGLLAATVVGMAVGVFNFGLIRLLRIPPIIATLAASLIVMSVAINVGRGLKVKPPPLFSDLMAMRVVGVPLVALVALAVTLAVALMLERTVLGRSIAAVGQNRRAALLAGLRVERTRFLAYVICAALAGLTGALIAGFSGGNSLDQGQEYLLMTIAVVVIGGTAVAGGRPSVPGIWGAAMFMFLLVALLNAVGAGPGLRTLLTGVIIIAVIVLASSRAER
- a CDS encoding ABC transporter permease; its protein translation is MQRRRRVVLMQTLLPAIALAVLLAAVFMRQPRAMSYFGVNLLLNLAIPVMFATLAQMMVLAVSDLDLSIGPFVSLVACIGATLMPTQPLLAVLALAAAVGVYALAGALIQARQLPSIVVTLGLSFVWLGCAVLLLPTPGGTAPEWLQAAMRFKTPLLPLPIWMAVATGIVGHLLITRSAFGTLVRGLGGNPAAIARAGWNMVRVRASVYAIAGVFGVCAGLMLVGQSTSADANIASRYTLVAIAAAILGGAEFAGGKVAPVGAVLGALTVTLAASFLTFLNIAPDWQIGMQGLILVAVLGLRAAIDLAGGKR